One window of the Primulina eburnea isolate SZY01 chromosome 18, ASM2296580v1, whole genome shotgun sequence genome contains the following:
- the LOC140820160 gene encoding nuclear transport factor 2-like, which yields MVTESGLSAQIVASSFVKQYYAVLEICPENVHKFYQESSQLGWAEPDGAVTSVTTLGGIDDKIMSADYKNWSVDLKHVDSQYSKDGGVVVAVAGVLTGKDITKKNFNQTFFLAKQERGFFVLNDIFRYTDVCESITNVVVPQDGKSNQTDEAARTQNSAQTEFEVENGNVEEKSSPPVLKKSVPINISSEVSHEDMNSTLAPVSNIKEDSPKISYASILANANHATSPKSFSIPPKADYKTAVSTPKADYKTAVSTPKASSPPGNGSLKVANTTNASYTEGHGIYIGKLPYDVTKQAIAEEVKKFGQVRRGLDSIQIRRHEDGFCCGFVEFESADSARLAVEAHHVYFGEKESYISYKKASNQVNNKGKGRSPSRARIQNNYPRGRDTNRVTSNERFQNGNHSGFEKGLARDAQPSRQVAERW from the exons ATGGTGACTGAATCAGGACTTTCTGCCCAAATTGTGGCGAGTTCCTTTGTGAAGCAATACTACGCAGTACTCGAAATATGTCCCGAAAATGTCCACAAGTTTTATCAGGAGTCAAGCCAGCTAGGCTGGGCGGAACCTGATGGTGCTGTGACATCAGTGACAACATTGGGC GGAATTGATGACAAGATTATGTCTGCTGATTATAAGAACTGGTCTGTTGATCTCAAACATGTGGACTCCCAATATTCTAAGGACGGAGGAGTCGTGGTAGCCGTAGCAGGAGTTTTGACTGGAAAAGATATTACGAAAAAGAATTTTAATCAAACGTTCTTTCTTGCAAAGCAAGAGAGAGGCTTCTTTGTCTTGAATGATATTTTTCGATATACTGACGTATGTGAGTCAATAACAAATGTTGTTGTCCCTCAAGATGGCAAAAGCAATCAAACTGATGAAGCTGCTCGAACTCAGAATTCAG cacaaactgaatttgagGTTGAAAATGGAAACGTCGAGGAAAAATCCAGTCCTCCTGTCTTGAAAAAATCTGTCCCAATAAACATTTCTTCTGAGGTTTCACACGAGGACATGAATTCAACTCTTGCACCTGTGTCTAACATTAAAGAGGATTCTCCGAAAATTAGCTACGCTTCAATC TTGGCAAATGCTAATCATGCGACTTCTCCAAAATCTTTTAGCATTCCTCCAAAAGCTGACTATAAAACAGCCGTTTCAACTCCAAAAGCTGACTATAAAACTGCAGTTTCGACTCCAAAAGCATCTTCTCCGCCTGGAAATGGATCTTTGAAAGTAGCAAATACTACTAATGCCTCTTATACAGAAG GTCATGGAATATACATAGGAAAATTACCTTATGATGTCACTAAACAAGCAATTGCAGAAGAAGTTAAAAAGTTTGGACAAGTTAGGAGAGGTTTAGACAGTATCCAGATCAGAAGACATGAG GATGGATTTTGCTGTGGTTTTGTGGAATTTGAGTCAGCAGATTCTGCTCGTCTTGCAGTAGAG GCTCACCATGTTTACTTTGGTGAAAAGGAATCTTATATCTCGTACAAGAAGGCTTCCAATCAAG TTAATAACAAAGGCAAGGGAAGGTCTCCGTCAAGGGCTCGAATTCAAAACAACTATCCCAGGGGAAGGGACACTAACCGAGTCACTAGCAATGAGAGGTTTCAGAATGGCAACCATTCCGGTTTCGAGAAGGGCCTAGCGAGAGATGCTCAGCCAAGCAGGCAAGTCGCAGAGCGGTGGTAG